The sequence AATTCATGAGTGGGATGGAGGATGCATGGTATCTACAGAAGACCAACAATAAAATTAACGAAATGTTCAAGAGGTATAAAGATTAAGAGGAGAAAAAATAGCCTATCTTAGAGATGGATATATCACCTAACATTTATATGGTAACCGTCATAGATTTGAAAGAGATTTAATTTGTACCCAATTCTAGCCGAATTTGATATCTAGTTCATATATCTCGCGACTCATTTAGACTCTGTTTGGTTTATGTATGTATTAAGATATATAGATTGAGACAGGGACGGACTTAGAAGATTTATGTTAAAGGgcgaaaataatatatattattattaaaagatatattaatttaaattttaaaaaataaaagtgcaTATTAATTATTCGAatgaaaaaaaactaaaaaattacatataataaaataagataaaaaatgttttttaaaatattttattattatttttaaaaataaaaaatatatattctaaattagtaaattgatcaattgactttagaaatttatatgcaacataattacatataataaaataaaacgaaagataaacaaataaataataaagattactaaattgagaataaaataaaatatataaatttataaagagaataaaaaattagattaatatctaaactataattgtttaaattaaaatttgtaattaaaaatatcaaaaagagaaacaataaaattgaaagatacatagagtTATAGaaagttatataaaaaaaataaaatatttaaaatttaccttTTAACGAAAAGAAGATAAccactaaaaaataaataaaaaaagaaggttAAAAATATGAAACTAAGAAGAGGGTTTAAAAGAATAAAGGAGTGGTGACGACTGAGATTTAAGAATGAAAAAAGactaaatttgattaggttaactaatagtcaaaagctcaaaataatagaaagataaaGTGGATTTGAAACTTTAAATAATTGAACTTAATTTATTTGTAGTGgaatcatttaaaatttaaaatggagacagattatatatgtatattttaaaaaaaatttaaaatgaaactGGGACAAGTGCCTAATACATTTAGGTCCGTGCTTGCATTGAGACATAAATAATTGAGACATAGACATAAAATATTTGTATTATTTATATATGGTATTTGAATATAATAGATATGACATTAAAATAATCCAAAAAAAATAATGTAGATCCgtattcattatttcttattattttattaagacATAAAATACATATATTTTGGGGCAATTTACTTGAATAAAATGAAAGGGAGAAATCTTTACTCAAATGCAATAATTGCAATTCCTTTTCAGCAGTCTGATCATGCTACCGCGGATCCTGGTTGCCCTTGGACGTCCATCTCTTGCATGCCTCATGTTAGAATCGGGAATGACAGTCGGACTAGCATATGGCGGCCAGAGGCCTTCTGGGATAGGCGGATCGGAACAAACCCTTGCTTGTACACGTTGAACACGTCTCTCATACGATACACCTCATGAACATTTGAGGTCCAATTCAGACGCGAGTGAGCACAACATACAATGGCATGACAACATGGGTAATGCAAAGCCTGAAAGTACCCACAGTCGCATGTGTGGTCCTTAAGAGAAACTCGATAGCTACCAAACGAAAAGTTTCTAGTGGGTGTCGTCTCAGCCACTGTATACTCTGATTGGTGCCTGTCGTATAACGTGGCGGTGAAGCACCTAGAGTCTCTCATGTTCCGCTCTATTGCTTTCACCAACGCCTGACAAAATTCATGCCCAGTCCCCAGCTGTGCCTCTGCCATCTGTCCGCGAACCACGAATAGCTCAGCAAGCCTCCCGTATGTTGACTTAACCAATGAAGTTACCGGGAGGTTCCGAGTTCCCTTTAAGACATAATTCACACATTCACTAATATTGGTTGTCATGTGCCCAAACCGTCTCCCGCTATCCTGATGTTGGGTCCACTTGTCATATTCCATCCGATTGGCCCAATCACACATGGCTGGATTCTCAGTCCGCATAATGTCAAACCAGTAATAAAACTCTGCTTCGATCTTTGCATAGGCAGCATTCACCAACATCCTCCTTGCGTCTTTACCTTTGAAGCTTAGGCTAAAATTCGCCGCCACATGATGAATACAGAATGCTCGAAAAGCACGTGGAGGCAGCCAACCACCATCGGGGGCCTCAAGGGCAGCCTTGATGCCATTATGCCTGTCGGAGATAACAAGAATACCCTCCTGCTGCGTCACATGCTCTCCTAGGTTGGACAAGAAAAAGAACCATGACTCCGCATTTTCTCCCTCGACAAGGGCGAACGCTATTGGGAGGATGTTCGAGTTCCCATCCTGCGCTATTGCCAACAGCAACGTGCCTCCATATTTGCCATACAAGTGGGTACCGTCAATGCTCACGAGGGGCTTGCAATGTCGGAAGGCCTCAATGCAGGATGGAAACGTCCAGAAAAGACGATGAAAGTACAGTGTAGACTCATCGACCTGATCTCCAAGTCTAACAGGAGAAGTCTTAACACTGTAACTGTCCCGGCCATGGTGGACTGGACCCCTAGCATCCAACGTGGAAACTCGACATACGACTCTTCCCAATCTCCGTATATTTGTGCTATTGTCTTCTGTTTTGCCATCCAAACCTTCCTGTAACTAGGCTTGAATCCATAATCGGCTTCCGTTGCTTCTTGCAAGACCTTTACCGTTACCGCAGCATCCGTCCTAACCAACGGATAAATCCTCGCACAAATAACGTGGTAATCAAGCTTCCGGTGATCACTGAAAATAGAGGTGGCCAAGCAAGTGTGGGGACCATTGTACCTCCTAACCTCCCAAGTACCCTTTCGTGCATGAAGCGATATGCGAATCAACCAACTACAACCCTTGCCGAACTCCTTGCATTTTCCATGATACTTCAGATGATCCGACTCTAAGACTCTGTACTCAACACCTCGACGGATGCTATAGTCCTTCACACTTAAAACAGCTTCATCTTTATTATGAAATGATTGTCCAGTCTGAAATTCTGTAGAAGAACCCTCAATAGTTGTACCTCCGTCTGCCTGTTGCCCCAAAGCCTCCAAGTTTAAAGTGGAGAAGTGCGGCGGGTATTGCTGTGTGCCAGAACTTGAAGGGCCATGCTGTGTATGTGGATTGGCACCTGTGCCATCATCGCTGTCCCCAATTATATCTACAAGCTCCTGGTCTGAGTCATCGTCCCGCATTGCATTCTCAACTCGATCAGGTTCCCCGAACCCTTGAACATCGTGAATAATGCCAGGACCAGTATCCACCTCATATGTCTATTGCCGGACCCCACGATTCTCGAACGGTACAAAAGCAACTGCTTCCGTACGATCTAAATCAGCCGCAAAGGAAGGTGATGCAACCTGCGGAACAGTTGGTGCGGCCGCAGGCATCGAACTAGACGCACCGCCCATGGCAGTCGAGCTATGAACCGGAGCTGATGCCCCAGAACTATCGACACCAAACTCCAACTTCGCATACAGCTCGTGTATTCTGACCTCTGGAAAACTCCTAACACAATGAAACAGAACCCGAATATCTTTATCGGCCGCTATCACAAACGTCTCATACTTAACACCGGTCGACACAACTGCGATGGAAATCTTATAGAATAGCTTCTTCACCCACTTGCTCCCTAATACCCCACGCTTCTGCAAGATGTTGTTCTTTACATCTGACAAAGTACTTGATGAACTGATAAATATACTCAACGGTTCTCtgtcagtgaacttcacaccgtaTTTTTTGCTTCTTTGAATTTTACCAGAGCAATGTACTAACACAAGAAAACTCTCTTCCTCACTTGCCATTGTAAAAATGCTCTTCTTCAACAGCTTGGTTCTCActcatatatataaaatttttctcttcataaaccgtggcaaAAAACAAAGGTTTTTGCATTTAAATATCCCTTCATAAACCGTGGCAAGTAACAATGTTTTATGTTCACAAAACGTCTGATTAGGAAACCACTATGACTTACCACGTTTATGATCAAAGTTCTCTCCTCATAAACCGTGGTTACTTCCCACGGTTTACGCGCATCTAGCTATATTCATAAACCGTGTTTACTTGCCATTGTTTATGTGTAAATTTTAAAACGTGGTAACTTACCACGGTTTACATAATAATGAAACAAGACACACAAATAAAGGAATTGTAATTATTACATTTAAGTAAAGATTTCTCTCAATCATTTTATTCAAGTAAATTACCCTATATTTTgtgtatatttatgtataaacatATCCTTATTTTTATGTCTCACAAACTAAACAATAAATACATCTTACTACTGCGTCTATGTCTTGTCCTGATACACATATCAAACAAACGGAGTGTTATGTCTCCAAAGGGGTAAGTAGGTGCGTTTGGGTCGATAATATCTATATTTTATGTTCAATTGGAGATACTTAGACCGTAAcatgttattaattaattagtatattCAGTAGTAAATAAACATGCCTAGTTAGCATTTCACAGAACTATTGTGGTTGTTGAGCTTAACTGTCATTTACCTGCCATTCTATgaaaacctaaaaaaataaagtaataacTACAAGTCCTTTTCATTTACACTCATTAACTGACTATCAAAAGGTCAACTACTCCACCGTGCAATCGGTTCAATTCTCAACCacctcaaataataataatacatcatACATTGTTCATCATTATTATTTAATGTCTCTACATATATTTCTTTGCACTTACTTAGAAGTTAGAACCAATGTAAGGGCAATTGTTTTTTCATTTGCTTATAGCATATAACTTGTTGAAGTGAGAGAGAGAGTCCCAGTTTTGAACATTTCTTGCTCAAATGAGTATTCCAACCATATAGTTGCAGTTCGCATGTATGCACGTATATCCCCTTAATCAGGTTGAGATGCTCATTTGAGTAAGCAATGTTAAAAAAGTGGGGATAAGTGGTGGTTCTGACTTGTGAGTTGTGACACATCATAAGGTTAAGGGTTGGGCCAAATAATTTTAGTTTATACACAAAAAATTCATCTTTAAACACTATTTATTGCCTCTTTTTAAATGCTCGCGTTATACTATTTGTTACTTAAATTAaatacattttaatttttttaatagagggacaaaatagatattttaaatttattattggaAATATTTTCATGGAAAGAAATTTTATAATTTCACCTTTCACAtagaaatgaaaaatgctttgtAGATCGATGAGAATGTGCAATCATAGGAATGAAACCCTAGAGTACTACATATATTCCTTTTTCTAAATATCCGGTAAGTTCCTAAACCTTTTTCCACTGATGACTAAATAATAATTTTGGATCATATATTCAAAATTTAATGTATTcagagatattatatatatatataaattcaatatttTTCTAGAAAACACAGCTTCTTTCTACCTCTTCTCCAAAAGCATAATCTGATTTATTTTGTACGAGGTATCATTGTTTTGAAATAGACATAGTAGAAGATTCATCATAATAAAGAACCAAAAATTCGATCTAATCTGATGTTATATAGAATAATTTCTTGAATGataatacaaatttaaaattttgtcttttgctTGGAGAGAAGAGAAGGAAGGAAAGTGGTTCAGTTTCTTATGAAGAGATTATTAATTAAGCACAATAAAATGATTAtctctttattattatttatttgatagAAGCATTGCTTGTTAAGAGTGTCATTCTACAACGTGACAATACCTTGTCCATCCAGCAATGTAAGAAAAGATTATTCCCCTCTCTATCCAACTAAAGCAAACGTCTTCTTTAAGTACTTTGGTTACTCATctcttaattattattataataaaaactcAGATGAAGCATATGactttatgttatatatatatttcatcaGATCCCAATACTAACTGTCGTTTCATGACAGTTAAAATTTTCCAGCAATATGGCACATTTTGTATATACTTTTTTATACTCAATAATGGCAAACGAATATATATAGGTGAATTCTATCCAacccctctaaaataacatgtaagttacccttTATGATGTGTCacattataattaaaatagaagatcttaatttgaattaatttatctaaatttattattttagatgattttattattatttttttttctttaacaaCTAATCTGTCCAAAATGTAAATCCTCACAAATTCTGAGGTTTATTTGTCATTTTACTCAAAAATCAATtactaaattagttattatacatgttaaaatataaattatacattAAAAATAGGTTAAACAATAATTAATTTGATCGATAACTGAATTTTAGTGTGCAGTTAGTATTTTTGTTTATGAATTGTTTATCTAAAGAGTCTTCACAATGAGACAGAAGAATCAAATTGCTGGCATCAATTCTAGTGGGTAGAACATTATTATTTTACAATTCAAAAAGGGGAAGATTCAAAGAAGAAAAGGGAAGATGCAATAGCGTATTCAACTAGTAACTTACGCAATCCCAATTCTGAAGAGAAAAAGTTGTCATGCATCACAGAAACCATGGCAGGAATTGAACTCGCCTTATCAGAAAGCAAAGCATCAAGGTTacttcttcataaacaacttcacTCATTTCACCAATGTAACCACCTTTTTTATCAACATCCAAACAGTGTATGTAGCTATGGAGAAGAAAACGCCTCTTATATCCTTGGATTCAACATTACACGCAACTTTGCTACTCCTTGCATTAGTTTTCATCCAAGGTATGCTTACTATGCAAATTCTCCATTCTACCGCACCTTTTGCACCACATCCTAGAGATTATACTTATATCCAAAAATTGTGACATTGTATTTGatattctaaatttctaatgcaTAGTTAAACGAGTTTTCTTTTTTAGAAATATGTTAGGTAAAGGTGAGAAAATATGGAAATAAAAGATAAAGACAAGATATAAAACACTGTTTTTATTTGTCTCTAATGTTTTGATTATTTTTACATATCCTAAAAATTGAAAATTGTTATCAAATTATCAACTATCAAGACACACTAGCATGAGATAAATTTAAGCTAAATAAATTTATGTATAAATTACAGAGGTGCAAGGAATTGGTGTTAATTATGGCACAATAGCAGATAACCTTCCTCCACCAGCTGAAGTAGCAAAATTCCTCTCAAAATCCACCATCATTAACCGGGTGAGACTCTTCGATGCCAACCCCGAACTCCTACGCGCTTTTAAGGACACAAGAATCGAGGTCACAATAACCGTCCCTAACAACCAAATCCCACGTGTAACTAACTTAACCGTTGCACGTGAATGGGTCCAAACCAACGTCCAACCGTTCATCCCTTCAACTAAATTAGTTAGAATTCTCGTTGGCAACGAAGTGTTGTCCACTGCCAACAAACTTTTAATTAGCAACTTAGTCCCTGCAATGCAAACACTCCACGTGGCACTTGTTGAGCTCTCAATAGATAGCCACATAAAAGTTACCACACCACACTCTCTGGGCATTTTGGTAAATTCAACTACACCTTCCGGTGCGAGATTTAGGCAAGGCTATGATACTCATGTGATTAAACCAATGCTTAGTTTTCTTAGAGATTCGAATTCACCATTCATGGTTAACCCTTACCCATTCTTTGGATTTTCCGTTGATACCCTTGATTATGCACTTTTCTTACCCAATTCTGGCATGGTTGATGACGTCACTCATCTACGTTACACCAACATGTTGGATGCACAACTTGATTCTGTTTATTCTGCCATGAAGGTTTTGGGATTCGAAGATGTTGAGATTGTGATCGGTGAAACGGGCTGGCCCACTAAGGGAGACCCGGCCCAAATTGGTGTGGATCCAATGAGTGCTTCGGAGTACAATGGGAATCTCATACGTCATGTCACTTCCGGGGTTGGAACTCCTCTCATGCCTAACCGGACTTTTGAGACTTATATTTTTGCTTTGTTTGATGAGAACTTGAAACCCGGCCCAACATGCGAAAGGAATTTTGGGCTTTTCTGGCCCAATATGACTCCTGTCTATGACATTCATATAATGAGGAACACTGCCATTGGGGTTGCTCATTATCGTCATAAATCACGTTTAATAATCATGGTTATTTTAAGCTTCATTGGTTCCTGGCGGGGTTCAATATTTTTGTAGGTTCAATATCTTGCAAACTGGAGTATTTAAAGAAGGTTCAATTTGTGATCACTTGAATTTTATCATTGGAATGAGGGAGATAAAAGAATGCAACTCAGAAACCAATGGTAAAAGCTACAATCTATGGGACCGTTTGACTTTTGGAATGCTCCATTATAAATAGACCTGCTCCGGGTACTATTGGATCTATATTTTGCTGGAAGAAGAAATACATGTACCTCTCGGAACAGTATCGTCGCATATAAGCAAAAGAAAAAGGTAAATGGGAACTTTAATTTTGACATGCTCAGTCGAATACTTGTATTCTATTCGTATACTTAAGTATTCTACTCAAATTGGACTGCAGATATTTTTAGTGGAAATCATACGTCAAAACTACATTTTGGCCATATGTTTATTACTTGTAAAAGACATATACTCTTTCTTTTGTAGGAACAATAAGAGCATTATCTACAGACTACAGCATTGATATGGAAGCCATAGCAGAATTGGATATTTTGGATGCAGAGACACCAAAAAAACAGACAGTATGCCACACACCTTTGATGCAACTCATGCAAGCACGCAACCATGTCTACAAACAATGACAATATCGCTTGGGGTGGTGTTCACAGCTGTTGGTGGTAGCAAAATGTTCCTGAAGCCTCTTAAGCCGCATTTGGTAACTAGAACAGAAATGAAAAACACTAATGCTAGGTTAACAACTTTTGTTGTACAAGCTTGAGAAGCTCACGTATTTGTGTTTATCCATATATTTGAgttactaatatatataaatacgAAAACTTCTCAAACCAAtagttttaaaataaaagaaatactaTTTAGTGAATAAAAAACATgcaaaagaagaataaaatttACATCCTTTTCTATAAATGTACTTCATAGTTCATATGTGAGTATAATAATATTATACCAGTATGGAAGAAAATGAGGAATTCAAAATATATTTGCAAAATTTCCTA is a genomic window of Arachis ipaensis cultivar K30076 chromosome B06, Araip1.1, whole genome shotgun sequence containing:
- the LOC107647558 gene encoding glucan endo-1,3-beta-glucosidase-like; amino-acid sequence: MEKKTPLISLDSTLHATLLLLALVFIQEVQGIGVNYGTIADNLPPPAEVAKFLSKSTIINRVRLFDANPELLRAFKDTRIEVTITVPNNQIPRVTNLTVAREWVQTNVQPFIPSTKLVRILVGNEVLSTANKLLISNLVPAMQTLHVALVELSIDSHIKVTTPHSLGILVNSTTPSGARFRQGYDTHVIKPMLSFLRDSNSPFMVNPYPFFGFSVDTLDYALFLPNSGMVDDVTHLRYTNMLDAQLDSVYSAMKVLGFEDVEIVIGETGWPTKGDPAQIGVDPMSASEYNGNLIRHVTSGVGTPLMPNRTFETYIFALFDENLKPGPTCERNFGLFWPNMTPVYDIHIMRNTAIGVAHYRHKSRLIIMVILSFIGSWRGSIFL